The following nucleotide sequence is from Leptolyngbya sp. SIO1E4.
ACAACCTAATTTCTTGACATCATGTCTCCTATCGATGCAAAAACACGCAAACAAATCGTCGCGAACGTCCTAGCGGCTCGTAAAAGCCGGACTACCTTCTTAGCTGACATGAAAGAACGTCAGACGCAAGGCTGGCAAGCTGCGCACAAAGCGGCTGTCACCCTCAAGGAGGGATTTGGAGCAACACGTGTGGTCCTATTTGGCTCAATGCTCGATCATGAACACATGACCTGGCATTCTGATCTGGATCTGGCCGTGTGGGGTATTCAGGCTGAAGATTACCTGCGGGCAGGAGCAGCCGCTGAGAAAGGACATCCTTTTACGGTTGACCTGATAGACGCCGAAACAGCTCCACCTCACATTTTGGAAGCAATTCACCAAGGGATTGACCTGTGAAGGTCAACGCCCTGGTCCAACGAATTGAGCAGGAATTAACCCACGTTCAAGCGTCAGTCGCTCAAACGCAGCGCCTGATTCGCAAAGTTTCTCAAACTCAAGATGAGGATATTCAAGACGCTCTTATCGCAGCCAGTGCTCTAAACATGCAGAGTTTCTACACAGGAGCCGAGCGCATTTTCTATGAAGTTGCCAAGGAAGTCGATGGCTACGTGCCTACAGGCGCAGACTGGCATCGGCAACTGCTAGAGCAGCTTCCATAGACATTCCTAACGTTCGTCAGAGTGTTCTTTCTGAGCAAGTCCGAGCTGATTTAGATGAATTTCGGCGCTTTCGTCATGTTGTTAGAAGCAACTATGCCTACGGTCTGAGAGCTGAGCAAGTGATTAGACTTTCGGAAAAATTGCCTGGCTGTAGTCAACTTTTGATTCAAGATATCCAAACCTTTACGAACGCAATCGCTAGAACCTGATCTGGGTTAACACCTCGCATATCCCAGAAGTTTTCACCCGGAACAGTTGGAGTTCAGTCCAGATGGATTTTTGCAGTGAAGTTCCTGTTTTGGATCAGCCTTGTCGAAAAGACTGCATCCGACCTGGACAATTAGCCAAAGCAATTGGTCAGTGTATGTCCAGCGCTGTAAGCCAACTGCAACAAGTATCTTAGGC
It contains:
- a CDS encoding nucleotidyltransferase domain-containing protein, which translates into the protein MSPIDAKTRKQIVANVLAARKSRTTFLADMKERQTQGWQAAHKAAVTLKEGFGATRVVLFGSMLDHEHMTWHSDLDLAVWGIQAEDYLRAGAAAEKGHPFTVDLIDAETAPPHILEAIHQGIDL